The proteins below are encoded in one region of Parus major isolate Abel chromosome 7, Parus_major1.1, whole genome shotgun sequence:
- the C7H2orf88 gene encoding small membrane A-kinase anchor protein isoform X1 — translation MRSGKSPRREAVSAVLGTRGRPVRSRRGSVVRNELTLAGNTLPGWQRDCLALVCPISSEEAQKEMFCSLKITGATGKKQRHCIEQGNHFQVIKTCC, via the exons ATGCGGAGTGGGAAG AGCCCCAGACGTGAGGCTGtctctgctgtcctggggaCGAGGGGACGACCTGTTAGAAGCAGACGTGGTTCTG taGTTAGAAATGAACTTACCTTGGCAGGAAACACTTTGCCAGGCTGGCAAAGAGACTGCTTAGCCCTCGTGTGCCCG ATTTCCTCAGAAGAAGCACAAAAGGAGATGTtctgttctttgaaaataaCTGGAGCCACTGGCAAGAAGCAGCGACACTGCATCGAACAAGGGAACCACTTCCAGGTTATCAAAACATGCTGTTGA